The genomic stretch CGGGCCCGCTCCTCCACCGAAGCGTCCAGATAAATCTTCAAATCCGCTTCGGGCAACACCACCGTGCCAATATCGCGTCCCACCATGACCACCCGGCCCCGCTGCCCAATGCGTCGCTGCTGGGCCGTCAGGGCCCGACGCACCCCGGGGTGCGCCGCCACCACCGACACCCAGCGGTCCACCTGGGGCCGTCGGATGGCCCAAGTGACATCCTGACCATCGACCAGCACATCGTAAGCCCGCCCGTCTGCCTGGGAAGGGGGGCGCACATCGATGCGCACCTCCTCGGCCAGCACCGTCATCGCCGCTTCGTCCTCCAACGACAACCCCCGTTGCAACGCCGCCCAGGTCACCGCGCGATACATCACCCCCGTGTCGAAATACAGATACCCTAACGCCTCGGCCAAACGCTGCGCCAGGGTGGACTTTCCCGAGGCCGCAGGGCCATCAATAGCAATGATTTTCGGCACACCCATTCCACTGCTCCCAAAACGAAATTACGGCGATCCACCCTCCCAGGCGCCTCCAGGGAAGCGATCCACCCGCACCCAGAAAAGGACCCGCTCCCCTTCCCGGGGCGCCTGCCCCCAGAAAAACCACCGTGCCCAGGCGTCCCAACCCTGCAACCGGACCCACAACGGAGCCCGCGCATAAAGGAAATCCTGCCCCCGGTAGGCGGCCCCGTTCTCCATGGAGGCAAAGTCCGCCGGGGTCAGCAGGGATTCCGGCAAATCCTCCGGGCCCAGCGAAGATACCACCCGCACCGAATGCACCCCACGCAAGGCCCAGCGCAGGGCAGGCGGCGGTTGCAGCGCCACCACTTCCAGGGTATCAGGCCGACCATGGGACCATTCGGCCACCCTGGCCACCGTTTGCTGCAACAGGCGCACCTGCAGATCTGCCGGGCGCGCCCTCCCTCGCAAGACATCCAGGGGAGAACGCACGCTCTGGGCCACGCCGCGCCAGGTCAGCAGGGCCAGCGCCACACCCAATCCCAGCAGCAGCCCCTGCAGGCTCGACCGCCACGAAGCGGTGTAGGCCATCCAGAAGGCAAGCGTCGCCATGAGCATCAGCGCCATCAGCACCAACAGCGCCAACAACCCTACCTGCCCCCGCTGCCAGGCCAGGCCGCTGCTCAACCAGAGATACCCGCTCAAGGCCAGCACCACGGCGGCCTGAGCCGTCACCTGCCAGGAAAAGCGTCTCGGCCACCAGCGCCGGGCCGTGTCCACCGCCAACGCCCACCCAGGCACACTGGCCCATACCGCGTCCAGAGGCTGACGGGCCGGATAGAGCGTCGCCACGGCCAGGGCCGCGGCCGCCCACAACGCTGCCCCCACGCGCCAGTCGTCCGCCTTCGGGCGCGGGTGCGCCACGCCCAGGACGGCGAAACCCCACGCCCAGGGGGCGGCCAGGAACAGAGCAAGCCCCGGCGCCCACCACGGCACCCCGCTCCCGGCCACCCAACCGTGGGCAAAAGCCACCACGCCCTGGGTCATCCCGCCCAGCCCGGCCGGGACCGTGCCCAATAAAGTGGCGGCCAGCACCCAGGCCAACGCCCCCCAAAGCCACGGCGTGGCATGCGAGGGGGGCTCGTCCGCCTGCGGTGCCTGGAGAGGCAGCGGCCCACGCCTCCGCCAGCGCCACCACACCCCTCCGGCGAGAAGCAACCCCAACAGGCCCAACTCGGTTGCCGGCCCGGCCAGCAAGGCCAGCCCGGCCCAGAGCACCGCGCCCGGCCATCGACGCCACCCGGCCCAGGTGACCGCGTACAGCGTGAAGGTCACGGCCAGGGCGGGGCCATCCGCCACCCGACTGACGCCCACCAGGGTGGGGGCCACCGCCAGCCCAAAGGCCAGTGCCAGGGCCACCTCACGTCCCACCCAGCGCCGCCACCACCAGGGCAGCAGCACCAGGGCGCTCCCCACCACAGCAGG from Anaerolineae bacterium encodes the following:
- a CDS encoding (d)CMP kinase gives rise to the protein MGVPKIIAIDGPAASGKSTLAQRLAEALGYLYFDTGVMYRAVTWAALQRGLSLEDEAAMTVLAEEVRIDVRPPSQADGRAYDVLVDGQDVTWAIRRPQVDRWVSVVAAHPGVRRALTAQQRRIGQRGRVVMVGRDIGTVVLPEADLKIYLDASVEERARRRYQERRRRGEEVDFAEVLESMRKRDALDSSRDVAPLRPAEDAVIIRSDDLDADEVLARVLALVQQRQDP